Proteins from a genomic interval of Streptococcus sp. D7B5:
- a CDS encoding phosphoribosylanthranilate isomerase, with protein MNSLFDEFRTICSHLNQVGITPTLMGSLGFEYRSNEEWGPSDIDIHVPGDPRGWEAPDHLRIYSWDKIMKVMKHLGYALIDIHEHEFQKDGLSVEFGSIDSLPDFAGVSESDIELIHLEDITFRVPSLEQYLSIYKASSQDSYRNNHNNNKDFKKIEWLERQL; from the coding sequence ATGAATTCTCTATTTGATGAATTTCGAACAATTTGTTCTCATTTAAACCAAGTCGGAATCACTCCGACGCTCATGGGGTCTTTGGGGTTTGAATACCGTTCAAATGAAGAATGGGGGCCGTCTGACATTGACATTCATGTGCCTGGTGACCCTAGAGGTTGGGAAGCACCTGATCATCTCAGAATTTATTCGTGGGACAAGATAATGAAAGTGATGAAACACTTAGGCTATGCCTTAATAGATATTCATGAGCATGAATTCCAAAAAGATGGTCTGAGTGTTGAATTCGGAAGTATCGATTCTTTACCTGATTTTGCAGGAGTTTCGGAATCAGATATAGAGCTGATTCATCTCGAGGACATCACGTTTCGTGTTCCAAGTTTAGAACAGTATTTAAGTATTTACAAGGCTTCTTCCCAAGATTCCTATCGAAATAACCACAATAACAATAAGGATTTTAAAAAGATAGAATGGTTAGAAAGACAGTTGTAA
- a CDS encoding glycoside hydrolase family 13 protein — protein MELTAIYHRSESEYAYLYKDKTMHIRIRTKKDDIESINLHYGDPFIFIEDRYEDSKEMVKVTSDALFDYWQAEVSVGYARLQYLFELKDKQGQSILYGDKGCVENMLENLHYEGNGFKIPYIHEIDACHVPDWVAETVWYQIFPERFANGNPEISPEGVLDWDSSIKPKTSDFFGGDLQGIIDYLDYLQDLGITGLYLCPIFESPSNHKYNTTDYFEIDRHFGDKETFRQLVEEAHQRDMKIMLDAVFNHIGDQSPQWQDVLKHGEKSEYKDWFHVQEFPVTKDKLGDPRKLPYHTFAFASYMPKLNTANPQVRDYLLSVATYWIEEFDIDAWRLDVANEVDHQFWRDFRKAVLAKKPDLYILGEVWHTSHPWLNGDEFHAVMNYPLSDSIKDYFLRGVKNPYQFINEINSQSMYYRQQISEVMFNLLDSHDTERILATAKGDVQLVKSALACLFLQRGTPCFYYGTELELGGGPDPDCRRVMPWERVSDSNEMLNFMKKLIQLRKDVSGIIQHGTYSLQEIKPDVLALEWNYDGKKIQAIFNQSTENYLLEDSDAVALASHCQELDQQLALLPKGFVIQ, from the coding sequence ATGGAATTAACAGCCATTTACCACAGATCAGAGTCGGAGTATGCTTATCTTTATAAAGACAAGACAATGCACATTCGCATCCGGACCAAGAAAGATGATATTGAAAGCATCAACTTACATTATGGTGATCCTTTTATCTTTATAGAGGACCGTTATGAAGATAGTAAGGAGATGGTCAAAGTAACTTCTGATGCCTTATTTGATTACTGGCAAGCGGAAGTTTCAGTTGGCTATGCACGACTCCAGTATCTCTTTGAACTCAAGGATAAGCAGGGTCAGAGTATTTTGTATGGCGATAAGGGATGTGTTGAAAATATGCTAGAAAACCTTCATTATGAAGGAAATGGCTTTAAAATTCCGTATATCCATGAGATTGATGCTTGCCACGTTCCTGACTGGGTAGCAGAGACGGTATGGTACCAGATTTTCCCAGAACGTTTTGCTAATGGGAACCCTGAAATTTCTCCAGAAGGGGTCCTAGATTGGGATTCCTCTATCAAGCCAAAGACGAGCGATTTCTTTGGTGGTGATTTACAAGGTATTATTGACTATCTGGATTACTTGCAAGATTTGGGGATTACAGGACTTTATCTCTGTCCAATCTTTGAATCCCCAAGCAATCACAAGTATAATACGACGGATTATTTCGAAATTGACCGTCATTTTGGAGATAAGGAGACCTTCCGTCAACTGGTGGAGGAGGCACATCAGAGAGACATGAAAATCATGCTGGACGCTGTTTTCAATCATATCGGGGATCAGTCTCCGCAGTGGCAGGATGTTCTCAAGCATGGTGAAAAGTCGGAATATAAAGACTGGTTCCATGTTCAAGAGTTCCCAGTTACCAAGGATAAGCTGGGTGATCCAAGAAAACTCCCTTACCATACCTTTGCCTTTGCCAGCTATATGCCCAAGCTAAATACGGCCAATCCTCAAGTGAGGGACTATTTGTTGAGCGTTGCGACCTACTGGATTGAAGAGTTTGATATTGATGCTTGGCGCCTGGATGTGGCAAATGAAGTAGACCATCAATTTTGGAGAGATTTCCGTAAGGCTGTCTTGGCTAAAAAGCCTGACCTTTATATTCTTGGAGAGGTCTGGCACACCTCCCATCCTTGGTTAAATGGCGATGAATTCCACGCAGTTATGAACTATCCTCTCTCCGACAGCATCAAGGATTATTTCTTGCGAGGGGTTAAGAATCCTTATCAGTTTATCAATGAAATCAATAGCCAATCAATGTACTATAGACAACAGATTTCGGAAGTGATGTTCAATCTTTTGGATTCGCACGATACGGAGCGCATTTTGGCTACTGCTAAGGGAGATGTTCAACTCGTTAAGTCGGCACTTGCCTGTCTCTTTTTACAAAGGGGGACACCGTGTTTCTACTATGGAACGGAGTTGGAGTTAGGTGGAGGACCAGATCCAGATTGTCGTCGTGTCATGCCTTGGGAACGTGTTTCAGACAGTAATGAGATGCTTAATTTTATGAAGAAATTGATTCAACTTCGTAAGGATGTTTCAGGCATTATCCAACATGGCACCTATAGTCTGCAAGAAATCAAGCCAGATGTTCTAGCTCTAGAATGGAATTATGATGGAAAAAAAATCCAAGCTATTTTTAACCAATCAACTGAAAACTATCTTTTAGAAGACAGTGATGCTGTAGCGCTAGCCAGTCATTGCCAAGAATTGGACCAGCAACTTGCGCTTTTGCCTAAAGGTTTCGTCATTCAATAA
- a CDS encoding DUF4300 family protein yields the protein MKRTRKVVALGLCLPLFLGLAACQQNNTSTEAANQTQTSSDKVPWTASYTNLNNQVSTEEVKSLLSAHLDPNSVDAFFNLVTDYNATVGSTGLSGDFASFTKTEYDVEKISNLWNQKKGDFVGTNCRINSYALLKNSVTIPKLEKNDQLLFVDNDAIDKGKVFDAKDKEEFDILFSRVETEATTDVKVHAQKMEKFFSQFQFNDKARMLSVVLHDNLDGEYLFVGHVGILVPAEEGFLFVEKLTFEEPYQAIKFASKEDCYKYLATKYADYTGDGLAKPFIMDNEKWVEAY from the coding sequence ATGAAACGAACGAGAAAAGTAGTAGCCTTGGGACTGTGTTTGCCCTTATTTCTTGGATTGGCTGCTTGTCAGCAAAATAATACGAGCACTGAAGCTGCAAACCAGACACAGACCAGTTCGGATAAAGTTCCTTGGACGGCTTCATATACCAATCTGAACAATCAGGTCAGTACCGAAGAGGTCAAATCTCTCTTATCAGCTCACTTGGACCCAAATAGTGTTGATGCATTTTTCAATCTTGTCACAGATTATAATGCGACTGTCGGTTCTACTGGCTTAAGTGGGGATTTTGCCTCCTTTACGAAGACAGAATACGACGTAGAGAAAATCAGCAATCTCTGGAATCAAAAAAAGGGTGACTTTGTCGGGACCAACTGCCGTATTAATAGCTATGCGTTATTAAAAAATTCAGTCACGATCCCAAAACTTGAAAAGAATGACCAGCTACTTTTTGTGGATAACGATGCTATCGATAAGGGAAAAGTATTTGACGCGAAAGATAAGGAAGAGTTTGATATTCTATTTTCTAGGGTGGAGACGGAAGCGACAACGGATGTAAAAGTTCACGCGCAGAAGATGGAGAAATTCTTCTCCCAGTTTCAATTTAATGATAAAGCTCGGATGTTGTCTGTTGTGTTGCATGACAATTTGGATGGAGAGTATCTTTTTGTCGGTCACGTTGGTATTTTAGTGCCAGCTGAGGAGGGTTTCTTATTTGTAGAGAAACTGACTTTTGAAGAGCCTTATCAAGCTATTAAGTTTGCGAGTAAGGAAGATTGTTACAAATATTTGGCTACCAAGTATGCAGATTACACAGGTGATGGCCTAGCTAAGCCTTTCATCATGGATAATGAAAAGTGGGTTGAAGCTTATTAA
- a CDS encoding YfbM family protein: MGMIANYRYLSDNELSQIMRDSRQEEELLDLVEDSTKENETLIDIDKMWDALLFVMTGFSSSEFMDDDPLREAVLGVTPLENVSEYIAYTEKSKIAEIVQALENFDMDRALANFSMEACKKADLYPDIWDYLDEEEEIKDDIRTCFVKMKDFYKKILVLKGNILVTIC; encoded by the coding sequence ATGGGAATGATTGCTAATTATCGATATCTATCTGACAATGAATTAAGCCAAATAATGCGAGATTCTCGTCAGGAAGAGGAATTGCTTGACTTAGTAGAGGATTCTACTAAGGAAAATGAGACGTTGATAGATATTGACAAAATGTGGGACGCCTTACTCTTTGTTATGACAGGCTTTAGTAGTTCAGAATTTATGGATGACGATCCTTTGAGAGAAGCTGTCTTGGGAGTGACCCCTTTAGAAAATGTGTCGGAATATATAGCCTATACTGAAAAGTCAAAGATAGCTGAGATTGTTCAAGCTTTAGAGAATTTTGACATGGATAGGGCTCTAGCTAACTTTAGCATGGAAGCATGCAAGAAGGCAGATTTGTATCCCGATATTTGGGATTATCTTGATGAAGAGGAAGAAATCAAGGATGATATTCGAACCTGTTTTGTAAAAATGAAGGATTTTTATAAGAAAATCTTAGTTCTCAAGGGGAATATCTTAGTGACTATTTGTTAA
- a CDS encoding aminotransferase class I/II-fold pyridoxal phosphate-dependent enzyme, with protein sequence MKKLDQNQAPIYEALVKLRKKRIVPFDVPGHKRGRGNPELVELLGEKCVGIDVNSMKPLDNLGHPISIIRDAEELAADAFGAAHAFLMIGGTTSSVQTMILSTCKAGDKIILPRNVHKSAINALVLCGAIPIYIEMSVDPKIGIALGLENDRVAQAIKEHPDAKAILINNPTYYGICSDLRGLTEMAHEVGMLVLVDEAHGAHLHFTDKLPISAMDAGADMAAVSMHKSGGSLTQSSILLIGEQMNPEYVRQIINLTQSTSASYLLMASLDVSRRNLALRGKESFEKVIELSEYARREINAIGGYYAYSKELIDGVSVCDFDVTKLSVYTQGIGLTGIEVYDLLRDEYDIQIEFGDIGNILAYISIGDRIQDIERLVGALADIKRLYSRDGKDLIAGEYIQPELVLSPQEAFYSERKSLTLDDSVGQVCGEFVMCYPPGIPILAPGERITREIVDYIQFAKERGCSLQGTEDPEVNHINIIERKEN encoded by the coding sequence TTGAAGAAGTTAGATCAAAACCAAGCCCCAATTTATGAGGCCTTGGTCAAGCTACGCAAGAAAAGAATTGTCCCCTTTGATGTGCCAGGTCACAAGCGTGGACGAGGAAATCCAGAACTTGTCGAACTGTTAGGAGAAAAATGTGTTGGCATTGATGTCAATTCTATGAAACCCTTGGATAATCTTGGTCATCCCATTTCGATTATTCGGGATGCGGAGGAATTAGCTGCGGATGCTTTTGGTGCAGCCCATGCCTTTCTCATGATTGGAGGTACAACCTCATCAGTTCAAACCATGATTCTTTCCACCTGCAAGGCGGGAGATAAGATTATTCTTCCACGAAATGTCCACAAATCTGCTATCAATGCGTTGGTTCTATGTGGTGCCATTCCCATCTATATCGAGATGAGTGTAGATCCCAAAATCGGCATCGCATTAGGACTTGAAAATGACCGTGTTGCCCAGGCAATTAAGGAGCATCCAGATGCTAAAGCTATCCTAATCAACAATCCTACTTACTATGGGATTTGTTCGGATCTGAGAGGATTAACAGAGATGGCTCACGAAGTGGGCATGCTAGTTTTAGTGGATGAAGCTCATGGTGCGCATTTGCATTTTACAGATAAACTTCCAATTTCTGCTATGGATGCAGGTGCTGATATGGCGGCGGTCTCTATGCATAAGTCTGGTGGGAGTCTGACCCAAAGCTCCATTTTACTTATCGGGGAGCAGATGAATCCTGAATACGTTCGTCAGATTATCAACCTGACCCAGTCTACATCAGCATCTTACCTGCTGATGGCAAGTCTCGATGTTTCTCGTAGAAACCTAGCCCTTCGTGGTAAAGAGTCCTTTGAGAAAGTTATTGAGTTATCTGAGTATGCTCGTCGTGAAATCAATGCCATCGGTGGCTACTACGCCTACTCAAAAGAGTTAATAGACGGTGTCTCGGTTTGTGATTTTGACGTGACTAAGTTATCAGTCTACACTCAGGGGATTGGTTTAACAGGGATTGAAGTTTATGATCTCTTACGGGATGAATATGACATTCAGATCGAGTTTGGTGATATTGGCAATATCTTAGCTTATATTTCCATTGGCGACCGCATCCAAGACATCGAGCGCTTAGTCGGTGCTTTGGCTGATATTAAGAGACTCTATTCTCGAGATGGGAAGGACTTGATTGCTGGAGAATATATCCAGCCCGAGTTGGTGCTGTCTCCACAAGAAGCCTTCTATTCAGAAAGAAAAAGTTTAACCTTGGATGATTCTGTTGGACAAGTCTGTGGGGAATTTGTCATGTGCTATCCTCCAGGGATACCAATCCTAGCACCAGGTGAACGGATTACACGAGAGATTGTGGATTATATACAATTCGCCAAGGAACGTGGTTGCTCCCTCCAAGGGACGGAAGATCCAGAAGTCAATCACATCAACATCATTGAGAGAAAGGAGAACTAG
- the speE gene encoding polyamine aminopropyltransferase, whose amino-acid sequence MDLWFSEVHTPDVKLSLRTAKQLYAGKSEWQDIEVLDTPAFGKILILNGHVLFSDADDFVYNEMTVHVPMAVHPNPKKVLVIGGGDGGVAQVLTLYPELEQIDIVEPDEMLVEVCREYFPDFAAGLDDPRVTIYYQNGLRFLRNCEDDYDIIINDATDPFGHTEGLFTKEFYGNSYRALKEDGIMIYQHGSPFFDEDESACRSMHRKVNQAFPISRVYQAHIPTSPAGYWLFGFASKKYHPVKDFDKEGWKKRQLFTEYYTANLHVGAFMLPKYVEDILEEEEGKK is encoded by the coding sequence ATGGATTTATGGTTTTCTGAAGTTCATACTCCAGATGTGAAACTGTCCCTGAGAACAGCCAAGCAACTCTATGCTGGAAAAAGTGAGTGGCAGGATATTGAGGTATTAGATACACCAGCTTTTGGAAAGATATTGATCTTAAATGGCCATGTCTTGTTTTCAGATGCAGATGATTTTGTTTACAATGAAATGACCGTCCACGTACCCATGGCTGTCCATCCGAATCCAAAGAAAGTATTGGTTATTGGGGGTGGTGACGGGGGTGTTGCCCAAGTATTAACACTCTATCCTGAACTGGAACAAATCGATATTGTGGAACCGGATGAGATGTTGGTTGAAGTCTGTCGTGAGTATTTCCCAGACTTTGCTGCAGGGCTAGATGATCCTCGTGTTACCATTTACTACCAAAATGGGCTTCGTTTTTTACGAAACTGTGAGGATGATTACGATATCATTATCAACGATGCGACAGATCCATTTGGGCATACGGAAGGGCTTTTTACCAAGGAATTTTACGGGAACAGCTACAGAGCTTTGAAAGAAGATGGTATCATGATTTACCAGCATGGGAGTCCGTTTTTTGACGAGGATGAGTCAGCTTGCCGAAGCATGCACCGCAAGGTCAATCAAGCCTTTCCAATCAGCCGGGTCTATCAGGCCCATATCCCAACCAGTCCAGCGGGCTATTGGTTGTTTGGATTTGCATCGAAAAAATACCACCCTGTCAAAGATTTTGACAAGGAAGGCTGGAAAAAACGCCAGCTTTTTACAGAATACTATACTGCAAACTTACATGTGGGAGCCTTTATGTTGCCTAAGTATGTTGAGGATATTTTAGAAGAAGAGGAAGGAAAAAAATGA
- a CDS encoding saccharopine dehydrogenase family protein: MSRLLVIGCGGVAQVAISKICQDSETFTEIMIASRTKSKCDDLKAKLEGTTSTKIETAALDADKVQEVIALIESYKPEAVLNVALPYQDLTIMDACLATGVHYIDTANYEAEDTEDPEWRAIYEKRCKELGFTAYFDYSWQWAYQEKFKEAGLTALLGSGFDPGVTSVFSAYALKHYFDEIHYIDILDCNGGDHGYPFATNFNPEINLREVSAPGSYWEDGKWVEVEAMSIKREYDFPQVGQKDMYLLHHEEIESLAKNIPGVKRIRFFMTFGQSYLTHMKCLENVGLLRTDAINFNGQEIVPIQFLKALLPDPASLGPRTVGKTNIGCIFTGVKDGVEKTIYIYNVCDHQECYAEVGSQAISYTTGVPAMIGTKLVMNGTWKQPGVYNLEELDPDPFMEALNEYGLPWVVVENPQMVD, encoded by the coding sequence ATGAGTCGTTTATTAGTTATCGGATGTGGGGGCGTTGCCCAAGTTGCTATTTCAAAGATTTGCCAAGATAGCGAAACATTTACAGAGATTATGATTGCTAGTCGTACTAAGTCAAAATGTGATGACTTGAAAGCTAAATTAGAAGGCACAACAAGTACAAAGATTGAGACAGCTGCTCTTGATGCTGACAAGGTTCAAGAAGTGATTGCCTTGATTGAAAGCTACAAACCAGAAGCTGTTTTGAATGTAGCACTCCCATATCAAGACTTGACTATTATGGACGCTTGTTTAGCAACAGGAGTCCACTATATTGACACAGCCAACTACGAAGCTGAGGACACAGAAGACCCTGAATGGCGTGCGATTTATGAAAAACGCTGCAAGGAGCTTGGTTTTACAGCTTACTTTGACTACTCATGGCAATGGGCTTATCAGGAAAAATTTAAAGAAGCAGGCTTGACCGCTCTGCTTGGATCTGGTTTTGACCCAGGTGTGACCAGCGTCTTTTCTGCTTACGCACTTAAACACTATTTTGATGAAATCCACTATATCGACATTTTAGACTGTAATGGTGGTGACCACGGTTATCCATTTGCAACAAACTTTAACCCAGAAATCAATCTCCGCGAGGTTTCTGCGCCAGGTTCTTACTGGGAAGATGGAAAATGGGTCGAAGTTGAAGCTATGTCTATCAAACGTGAGTATGATTTCCCACAAGTTGGACAGAAAGACATGTATCTCCTTCACCATGAAGAAATCGAATCACTGGCAAAAAATATTCCAGGCGTTAAACGGATTCGTTTCTTTATGACTTTTGGTCAATCCTATCTAACGCATATGAAATGCTTGGAAAACGTTGGTCTCCTTCGTACGGATGCTATTAACTTCAACGGACAAGAAATAGTGCCAATCCAATTCTTAAAAGCCTTGCTTCCAGACCCTGCAAGCCTTGGCCCACGCACTGTTGGAAAAACCAATATCGGTTGTATCTTTACAGGTGTCAAAGACGGAGTTGAAAAGACCATCTACATCTACAATGTTTGCGACCATCAGGAATGTTACGCTGAGGTTGGCTCCCAAGCTATTTCTTACACGACTGGAGTTCCAGCTATGATTGGAACAAAATTAGTTATGAACGGTACTTGGAAACAACCTGGAGTTTACAACCTTGAAGAGTTGGATCCAGATCCATTTATGGAAGCTTTGAATGAGTACGGCTTGCCTTGGGTTGTGGTTGAAAACCCTCAAATGGTGGACTAA
- the nspC gene encoding carboxynorspermidine decarboxylase produces the protein MKLEQVPTPAYVIDLAKLEANCRILQYVQEEAGCKVLLAQKAYSLYKTYPMISQYLSGTTASGLYEAKLAREEFPGEVHVFAPAFKDADLEELLEITDHIVFNSERQLRKHGPRCREAGISVGLRLNPQCSTQGDHALYDPCAPGSRFGVTLDKIPSDLLDLVDGLHFHTLCEQGADDLETTLKAVEAQFGPYLYKVKWLNMGGGHHITREDYDVDLLTSEIKRIRETYNLEVYIEPGEAIALNAGSLATEVLDIVENGMDILVLDASATCHMPDVLEMPYRPPLRNGFEPQEKAHTYRLSSNTCLTGDVIGDYSFENPVQIGDRLYFEDMAIYSFVKNNTFNGIGLPSLYLMDEQGDCSLVKAFGYQDFKGRLS, from the coding sequence ATGAAGTTAGAACAAGTACCCACACCAGCTTATGTCATTGACTTGGCCAAGTTAGAAGCCAACTGCCGTATTTTACAATATGTTCAGGAAGAAGCGGGCTGCAAGGTTTTACTGGCCCAGAAGGCTTATTCTCTCTACAAAACCTACCCCATGATTAGCCAGTATCTATCTGGTACAACGGCTAGTGGACTCTATGAGGCTAAACTAGCACGAGAAGAGTTTCCAGGGGAAGTCCATGTATTTGCACCTGCTTTCAAGGATGCAGACTTGGAGGAATTGCTGGAAATAACGGACCATATCGTCTTCAACTCAGAGAGACAGTTGCGTAAACATGGTCCTCGTTGCCGAGAGGCTGGTATCAGTGTCGGTTTGCGCCTCAACCCTCAATGTTCTACCCAAGGTGATCACGCGCTCTATGACCCTTGTGCTCCGGGATCTCGGTTTGGAGTTACTTTAGACAAGATACCGAGTGATTTGCTGGACTTAGTAGATGGTCTTCATTTTCATACCCTTTGTGAGCAGGGGGCAGATGATTTAGAAACAACTTTGAAAGCTGTAGAAGCGCAGTTTGGACCTTATTTATATAAGGTCAAATGGCTCAATATGGGTGGAGGACACCACATAACGAGAGAAGACTATGATGTGGATTTGCTGACTTCTGAAATCAAGCGTATCCGAGAAACTTACAATCTTGAAGTCTATATCGAGCCGGGTGAAGCTATTGCGCTCAATGCGGGTTCTCTAGCAACTGAAGTATTGGACATTGTCGAAAACGGTATGGATATTTTGGTTTTAGATGCCTCCGCGACCTGCCATATGCCAGATGTACTTGAAATGCCCTATCGTCCACCTTTGAGAAATGGATTTGAACCGCAGGAAAAAGCCCATACCTATAGACTTTCTTCCAATACCTGTCTGACGGGTGATGTGATTGGTGATTATAGTTTTGAAAATCCAGTCCAAATCGGTGATAGACTTTACTTTGAAGACATGGCAATCTACTCCTTTGTCAAAAATAATACCTTTAACGGTATTGGCTTGCCAAGTCTCTATCTTATGGACGAGCAGGGTGACTGCAGCTTAGTCAAAGCCTTTGGCTATCAAGACTTTAAAGGGAGATTATCATGA
- the aguA gene encoding agmatine deiminase, producing MIETPKKAGYRMPAEYEPHHGTLMIWPTRPGSWPFQGKAAKRAFTQIIKTIAEVERVYLLVEQDHLSEAQSYLGDKVVYLDIPTNDAWARDTGPTILVNEKREKLAVDWSFNAWGGTVDGLYQDYEDDDQVASRFAEALEMPVYDAKPFVLEGGAIQSDGQGTILVTESCLLSAGRNPHLSKEEIENTLLESLGAEKVIWLPYGIYQDETNEHVDNVAAFVGPAELVLAWTDDQNDPQYAMSVADLALLEKETDAKGRPFTIHKLPIPALHQVVTEDDLPGYIYEEGEEERYAGERLAASYVNFYIANKSVLVPQFEDVNDQVALDILSKCFPDRKVVGIPARDILLGGGNIHCITQQIPE from the coding sequence ATGATAGAAACTCCGAAAAAAGCAGGCTATCGTATGCCAGCAGAGTACGAACCCCATCATGGCACCCTCATGATATGGCCGACTCGACCAGGTTCATGGCCTTTTCAAGGAAAGGCTGCTAAAAGAGCATTTACTCAGATTATCAAGACCATAGCAGAAGTGGAAAGAGTCTATCTTTTGGTGGAGCAGGACCATCTATCTGAAGCTCAATCCTATCTTGGAGACAAGGTTGTTTATTTAGATATTCCTACTAATGATGCCTGGGCGCGTGATACTGGGCCAACCATTCTCGTCAATGAAAAAAGAGAAAAGTTGGCAGTCGATTGGTCTTTTAATGCCTGGGGTGGTACAGTCGATGGCCTCTACCAAGATTATGAAGATGATGACCAAGTAGCCAGTCGTTTTGCTGAGGCATTGGAAATGCCTGTTTACGATGCCAAACCTTTTGTACTGGAAGGCGGGGCAATCCAAAGCGATGGTCAAGGGACCATTCTTGTGACTGAAAGTTGCCTACTAAGCGCTGGTCGCAATCCTCATCTCAGTAAAGAGGAAATCGAAAACACCTTATTAGAGAGCCTTGGCGCTGAAAAAGTTATCTGGCTGCCTTATGGTATTTATCAGGACGAAACCAATGAACACGTTGACAATGTTGCCGCTTTCGTTGGTCCTGCAGAACTTGTCTTGGCTTGGACAGATGACCAGAACGATCCCCAGTATGCTATGTCTGTAGCTGATTTAGCTCTTTTAGAGAAGGAAACGGATGCAAAAGGTCGTCCATTCACTATTCATAAATTGCCAATCCCAGCGCTTCATCAAGTTGTAACCGAAGATGATTTGCCAGGCTACATCTATGAAGAAGGGGAAGAAGAGCGTTATGCAGGTGAACGTCTTGCAGCTTCCTATGTCAATTTTTATATTGCCAACAAGTCTGTCTTAGTGCCCCAGTTTGAGGATGTAAACGACCAAGTGGCCCTAGATATCCTCAGCAAGTGTTTCCCAGACCGTAAAGTTGTCGGAATTCCAGCCAGAGATATTCTATTAGGTGGTGGCAATATCCACTGTATCACCCAACAAATCCCAGAATAG
- the aguB gene encoding N-carbamoylputrescine amidase, with amino-acid sequence MRNVRVAAIQMQCAKDVATNIQTAERLVRQATEQGAQIILLPELFERPYFCQERQYDYYQYAQSVTENTAIQHFKVIAKELQVVLPISFYEKDGNVLYNSIAVIDADGDMLGVYRKTHIPDDHYYQEKFYFTPGNTGFKVWDTRYAKIGIGICWDQWFPETARCLALNGAELLFYPTAIGSEPILDTDSCGHWQRTMQGHAAANIVPVIAANRYGLEEVTPSEENGGQSSSLDFYGSSFMTDETGAILEKAERQGEAVLLATYDLDKGASERLNWGLFRDRRPEMYQRITN; translated from the coding sequence ATGAGAAATGTTAGAGTTGCAGCAATCCAGATGCAATGTGCTAAGGATGTAGCAACAAATATCCAAACAGCGGAACGTCTAGTACGTCAAGCTACGGAACAAGGCGCACAAATCATCCTCTTACCCGAGTTGTTTGAACGCCCCTATTTCTGTCAGGAACGCCAGTATGACTACTACCAATATGCTCAGTCAGTGACAGAAAATACCGCCATCCAGCATTTTAAAGTGATTGCTAAGGAACTACAGGTTGTTCTGCCGATTAGTTTCTACGAAAAAGATGGCAATGTCTTGTATAACTCTATTGCCGTTATTGATGCAGATGGAGACATGCTGGGCGTTTATCGAAAGACCCACATACCAGATGACCATTATTATCAAGAAAAGTTTTATTTTACGCCTGGTAACACTGGTTTCAAGGTCTGGGATACTCGCTACGCTAAGATTGGGATTGGCATCTGTTGGGATCAATGGTTCCCTGAAACAGCGCGCTGTCTTGCGTTGAATGGGGCAGAATTGCTCTTTTACCCAACCGCTATCGGTTCAGAGCCTATCTTAGATACGGATAGTTGTGGTCACTGGCAACGTACCATGCAAGGGCACGCAGCAGCAAATATTGTCCCAGTTATTGCAGCCAATCGTTACGGTTTGGAAGAAGTCACTCCTAGTGAGGAAAATGGTGGACAAAGTTCCAGTCTTGACTTCTACGGTTCCTCCTTTATGACGGATGAAACAGGAGCTATTTTAGAGAAAGCTGAAAGACAAGGTGAAGCTGTTCTGTTAGCCACTTATGACCTGGATAAGGGAGCAAGTGAACGCCTCAACTGGGGACTGTTTCGTGATAGGAGACCCGAAATGTACCAACGAATTACGAACTAG